ACGTCTTCGGCCGCCGTCCAGCGCTGCCCCCCGTTGTAGATCACGATCGGCAGCACCGGCGGAAGCTTGCCGTGCTCGCGCAGCGCGCCATCGTCGATAAGCTTCTCGTGTAGAGTCGAGGAGAGGCGCGCTCTGCCGCA
The window above is part of the Spirochaetaceae bacterium genome. Proteins encoded here:
- a CDS encoding Rpn family recombination-promoting nuclease/putative transposase: CGRARLSSTLHEKLIDDGALREHGKLPPVLPIVIYNGGQRWTAAEDVAAMVAFGGEALAAYQPSLRYCLLDEGERAETIFHAETWYRC